Part of the Ornithinimicrobium flavum genome, CGGGGCACGTCGGGGTTGGTGGTCATCGGTGGTCCTCGTTTCCCTTGAGCGCGTCCGGGACCTGCTTGGCGGTCTCGACGGTGCGCGGCATTCCTTCTACGTCCTTGAGCCGGTTGCGGCCGACGACGGCCAGCACCGCGGCGATGACTGCCCAGAGCAGGGCCACCACGAGGGCGGACCATCCCAGACCCATGAGGTGTCCGAGGGCCCACCACAGGGCGATGGAGGCGAAGAGCAGCACGAAGTGGGCGGCGACGCCGGCCCCGCCGAGCATCCCGGCCCCGGCCCCGGCCCGGCTGGCGCTCTGCTTCAGCTCGGCCTTGGCCAGGGCGACCTCCTGCGACATCAGCGTGGACAGGTCCGCGCTGATGTCGGAGATCAGGGCGCCGACGGAGTCGATCTCACCCTTGTCGTAGGTGTCGTGGGCGCCCTGGATCTGCTCCGCGGGAGGCACCCCGTGCCGGTCTCCCGGCGTGGGGTCGGGTG contains:
- a CDS encoding phage holin family protein, with the translated sequence MQGAHDTYDKGEIDSVGALISDISADLSTLMSQEVALAKAELKQSASRAGAGAGMLGGAGVAAHFVLLFASIALWWALGHLMGLGWSALVVALLWAVIAAVLAVVGRNRLKDVEGMPRTVETAKQVPDALKGNEDHR